Proteins from a single region of Streptomyces vinaceus:
- a CDS encoding DinB family protein has translation MAHISEEVPGDERGTLLLFVESQRTAIRESLAGLTAEQAASRPSASELSLSGLVKHVAGVELTWLRLAQGRAGETEQSPEAWADAFRLVGDESIESVQAFWDGVTAELAAFVRELPSLDETFPLPPAPWFPENAKVSMRWMLLHLVEEFARHAGHADVIRESLDGTKAMG, from the coding sequence ATGGCTCACATCTCCGAAGAGGTCCCGGGCGACGAGCGTGGCACGCTCCTGCTCTTCGTCGAATCCCAGCGCACGGCGATCCGCGAATCGCTGGCGGGGCTGACCGCGGAGCAGGCCGCGAGCCGGCCGAGCGCCAGCGAGCTGTCGCTGTCCGGCCTGGTCAAGCACGTCGCCGGGGTCGAGCTGACCTGGCTGCGCCTGGCGCAGGGGCGGGCGGGCGAGACCGAGCAGAGCCCGGAGGCCTGGGCCGACGCCTTCCGGCTGGTCGGGGACGAGTCCATCGAGTCGGTCCAGGCCTTCTGGGACGGGGTCACGGCCGAGCTGGCGGCCTTCGTACGGGAGCTGCCGAGCCTGGACGAGACCTTCCCGCTGCCGCCGGCGCCGTGGTTCCCGGAGAACGCCAAGGTCTCGATGCGCTGGATGCTGCTGCACCTGGTCGAGGAGTTCGCCCGCCACGCGGGCCACGCGGACGTCATCCGGGAGTCCCTGGACGGCACCAAGGCCATGGGGTAG
- the mrdA gene encoding penicillin-binding protein 2 produces the protein MSNIPETGRTPRVQNRLVVIQVVVFSLLLTLGGRLWYLQVRNGQEYTDEAKNNHTQQVVQPAVRGSILDSRGVPLADNETRMVVSASRTDLTKMKDRGKAVLTRLAGVLGLNPDDVVNGVRLCDAKTPKPCWNGSPYQPIPVTDEATTDQVLEIREHAEQFPGITAEPTALRRYAGPDGANTSQVLGYLSPVTDAEITKAKKTDSPYLRSDQVGRSGLERTYDKELRGKAGVTRYEVDNLGRVIGQAQADKPTPGSNVVTSIDSRVQAVAERELNNAMVEARKTYDKITHKNYEADSGAVVVMEAKTGRIVAMASNPTYDPNAWVGGISAKDYASLTDKESNYPLLNRAIQGQAAPGSIFKVVSSTAAVNAGYPFNGRYGCPSSYSVGSQTFTNFESQGYGDITIGRALEVSCDTVYYGIADKEWKKDGGINPKKDPSDWFYKTAHQFGLGKATGIDLPNEVNGRVPDRQWKKDFFEANKAAWCRDGKKDGSYAEKIAYENCRQGNQLREGDAINYSIGQGDTLVTPIQMASIYAGIANGGMMHQPSIGKAIVSADGTSVKEIAPKEQGRLPMDEELRDDIDGALASVATTGSAAWRFGGWPQKQIPMHAKTGTAEVQGKQTTSWFASYTEDYAIVMTISQGGTGSGASGPAVRNIYEAMYGLDEKGNQDLSKALLPKPQSELPAIRPEGVGN, from the coding sequence TTGAGCAACATTCCGGAGACGGGGCGCACGCCCCGGGTCCAGAACCGCCTGGTCGTCATCCAGGTGGTCGTCTTCTCCCTGCTGCTCACGCTGGGCGGGCGCCTCTGGTACCTCCAGGTGCGCAACGGCCAGGAGTACACCGACGAGGCGAAGAACAACCACACCCAGCAGGTCGTCCAGCCCGCCGTGCGCGGCTCGATCCTGGACTCCCGCGGGGTGCCCCTCGCCGACAACGAGACGCGCATGGTCGTCTCCGCCAGCCGTACCGACCTCACCAAGATGAAGGACCGGGGCAAGGCCGTCCTGACCCGGCTCGCCGGGGTCCTCGGCCTCAACCCGGACGACGTGGTCAACGGCGTCCGGCTGTGCGACGCCAAAACGCCCAAGCCGTGCTGGAACGGCTCCCCGTACCAGCCGATCCCCGTCACCGACGAGGCGACCACGGACCAGGTACTGGAGATAAGGGAGCACGCCGAGCAGTTCCCGGGCATCACCGCGGAGCCGACCGCCCTGCGGCGCTACGCCGGACCCGACGGTGCCAACACCTCGCAGGTCCTCGGCTACCTCTCGCCCGTCACCGACGCGGAGATCACCAAGGCCAAGAAGACCGACTCCCCGTACCTGCGCTCCGACCAGGTGGGCCGCTCCGGTCTGGAGCGCACGTACGACAAGGAACTGCGCGGCAAGGCGGGCGTCACCCGCTACGAGGTGGACAATCTCGGGCGGGTCATCGGGCAGGCGCAGGCCGACAAGCCGACGCCCGGCTCCAACGTCGTCACCTCGATCGACTCGCGGGTGCAGGCGGTCGCCGAGCGCGAGCTGAACAACGCGATGGTCGAGGCCCGCAAGACGTACGACAAGATCACGCACAAGAACTACGAGGCGGACTCGGGCGCGGTCGTCGTGATGGAGGCCAAGACCGGCCGGATCGTCGCGATGGCCTCCAACCCGACCTACGACCCGAACGCGTGGGTCGGCGGCATCTCCGCGAAGGACTACGCGTCCCTCACCGACAAGGAGTCCAACTACCCGCTGCTCAACCGGGCGATCCAGGGCCAGGCGGCCCCCGGCTCGATCTTCAAGGTGGTCTCCTCGACCGCCGCGGTGAACGCCGGGTACCCCTTCAACGGGCGGTACGGCTGCCCGAGCTCGTACTCGGTCGGCAGCCAGACCTTCACCAACTTCGAATCGCAGGGCTACGGCGACATCACCATCGGCCGGGCCCTCGAAGTCTCCTGCGACACCGTCTACTACGGCATCGCGGACAAGGAGTGGAAGAAGGACGGCGGGATCAACCCCAAGAAGGACCCGAGCGACTGGTTCTACAAGACGGCCCACCAGTTCGGGCTGGGCAAGGCGACCGGCATCGACCTGCCGAACGAGGTGAACGGCCGGGTCCCCGACCGCCAGTGGAAGAAGGACTTCTTCGAGGCTAACAAGGCCGCCTGGTGCCGGGACGGCAAGAAGGACGGCTCGTACGCCGAGAAGATCGCGTACGAGAACTGCCGCCAGGGCAACCAGCTGCGCGAGGGCGACGCGATCAACTACTCGATCGGCCAGGGCGACACCCTCGTCACCCCGATCCAGATGGCGTCGATCTACGCGGGCATCGCCAACGGCGGCATGATGCACCAGCCGAGCATCGGCAAGGCGATCGTCAGCGCCGACGGCACCTCGGTCAAGGAGATCGCGCCGAAGGAGCAGGGGCGGCTGCCGATGGACGAGGAGCTGCGCGACGACATCGACGGCGCGCTCGCCTCCGTGGCCACCACGGGCAGCGCGGCCTGGCGCTTCGGCGGCTGGCCGCAGAAGCAGATCCCGATGCACGCCAAGACGGGTACGGCCGAGGTCCAGGGCAAGCAGACCACCTCCTGGTTCGCCTCGTACACCGAGGACTACGCGATCGTCATGACCATCTCCCAGGGCGGTACGGGCTCCGGGGCGTCGGGGCCGGCGGTCCGCAACATCTACGAGGCGATGTACGGGCTCGACGAGAAGGGCAACCAGGACCTGTCCAAGGCCCTGCTCCCCAAGCCGCAGTCGGAGCTGCCGGCGATCCGCCCGGAAGGTGTCGGAAACTAG
- a CDS encoding aldehyde dehydrogenase family protein produces MSIFDDLAHQYIDGEWLAGTGSWDIIDVNPYNGEKLAAITVATVEQVDQAYRGAERAQREWAATSPYARRAVLERALRITEEREKEIIEAMIDELGGTRPKAEYEVHLAKEFIRESIQLAIRPEGRILASPVDGKENRVQRLPVGVVTVISPFNFPFLVTMKSVAPALALGNAVVIKPNQNAPVVGGGVIAKVFEDAGLPAGLLNVLVTDIAEIGDALLTHPVPKVISFAGSDRVGRHVGSVAARHFKRTVLELSGNSALVVLDDADLDYAVDAAVFSRFVYQGQVCMAANRILVDASVAEEFTEKFTTRVRGLKTGDPHDADTHIGPLINSFQADALTALVDQAVESGAKALVRGSTRGNLVEPTVLAGLPEDSPLLGQEIFGPVALLVVFDGEDEAVRLTNATPYGLSGAVHTRDVERGVRFAQRIETGMIHVNDSTIGDEPLAAFGGEKASGLGRLNGDATIEAFTTQKWISVQHGRTTFPF; encoded by the coding sequence ATGTCCATATTCGACGACCTGGCTCACCAGTACATCGACGGCGAATGGCTGGCCGGCACCGGTTCGTGGGACATCATCGACGTCAACCCGTACAACGGGGAGAAGCTCGCGGCCATCACCGTGGCCACCGTCGAGCAGGTGGACCAGGCCTACCGCGGCGCCGAGCGCGCCCAGAGAGAGTGGGCCGCCACCAGCCCGTACGCCAGACGCGCCGTCCTGGAACGCGCCCTGCGCATCACCGAGGAGCGCGAGAAGGAGATCATCGAGGCGATGATCGACGAGCTCGGCGGGACCCGTCCCAAGGCCGAGTACGAGGTCCACCTCGCCAAGGAGTTCATCCGCGAGTCGATCCAGCTGGCCATCCGCCCCGAGGGCCGGATCCTCGCCTCCCCGGTCGACGGCAAGGAGAACCGGGTCCAGCGGCTCCCGGTCGGCGTCGTCACCGTGATCAGCCCCTTCAACTTCCCGTTCCTGGTCACCATGAAGTCGGTCGCCCCGGCCCTGGCGCTGGGCAACGCGGTGGTGATCAAGCCGAACCAGAACGCACCCGTGGTCGGCGGCGGGGTCATCGCCAAGGTCTTCGAGGACGCGGGCCTGCCGGCCGGACTCCTCAACGTGCTGGTCACCGACATCGCCGAGATAGGCGACGCGCTCCTGACCCACCCCGTCCCGAAGGTCATCTCCTTCGCCGGGTCCGACCGGGTCGGCCGGCACGTGGGCTCGGTCGCCGCCCGCCACTTCAAGCGGACCGTCCTGGAGCTCAGCGGCAACAGCGCGCTCGTCGTCCTCGACGACGCCGACCTCGACTACGCGGTGGACGCCGCCGTGTTCAGCCGCTTCGTGTACCAGGGCCAGGTCTGCATGGCCGCCAACCGCATCCTCGTGGACGCCTCGGTCGCCGAGGAGTTCACCGAGAAGTTCACCACCCGCGTGCGGGGCCTGAAGACCGGCGACCCGCACGACGCCGACACCCACATCGGCCCGCTGATCAACTCCTTCCAGGCCGACGCGCTGACCGCGCTCGTCGACCAGGCCGTCGAATCGGGGGCGAAGGCCCTCGTCCGCGGATCTACGCGCGGCAACCTGGTCGAACCGACCGTCCTGGCCGGCCTCCCCGAGGACTCCCCGCTGCTCGGCCAGGAGATCTTCGGCCCGGTGGCCCTGCTGGTGGTCTTCGACGGCGAGGACGAGGCCGTACGCCTGACCAACGCGACCCCCTACGGGCTCAGCGGCGCCGTCCACACCCGGGACGTGGAGCGCGGCGTGCGGTTCGCGCAGCGGATCGAGACCGGGATGATCCACGTCAACGACTCGACGATCGGGGACGAGCCCCTCGCCGCGTTCGGCGGGGAGAAGGCCTCGGGGCTGGGCCGGCTGAACGGCGACGCCACGATCGAGGCCTTCACCACCCAGAAGTGGATCTCGGTCCAGCACGGGCGCACCACCTTCCCGTTCTGA
- a CDS encoding helix-turn-helix domain-containing protein: MGRAGLVTAEASGSVVRRILLGSQLRRLRESRGITREAAGYSIRASESKISRLELGRVSFKARDVEDLLTLYGVTDGAERESLLGLVREANAAGWWHSYGDVLPGWFQTYIGLEGAASLIRIYEVQFVHGLLQTEAYAQAVVSRGMPGATKAEIDRRVALRLERQKVLVSETAPVFHAVLDEAALRRPYGDRDVMRGQLEHLIEVSQRPNVQLQVMPFSFGGHAGESGAFTLLRFPESDLQDIVYLEQLTSALYLDKDEEVGQYERAMERLQADCPDPDRTRDLLRGLLQLS; the protein is encoded by the coding sequence ATGGGGAGGGCTGGACTAGTGACCGCAGAAGCAAGCGGTTCTGTGGTGCGCCGCATCCTCCTGGGCTCTCAGCTCAGGCGACTCCGAGAATCCCGCGGCATCACCCGTGAGGCGGCCGGCTACTCGATCCGCGCATCCGAATCGAAGATCAGCCGCTTGGAGTTGGGAAGGGTGAGCTTCAAGGCAAGGGACGTGGAGGACCTCCTCACGCTCTACGGAGTCACGGACGGCGCGGAGCGGGAATCCCTGCTGGGACTCGTCCGCGAGGCGAACGCGGCCGGCTGGTGGCACAGCTACGGCGACGTGCTGCCCGGGTGGTTCCAGACGTACATCGGCCTGGAGGGCGCGGCCTCGCTCATCCGGATCTACGAAGTCCAGTTCGTCCACGGCCTGTTGCAGACCGAGGCGTACGCCCAGGCCGTCGTCAGCCGCGGCATGCCCGGCGCCACCAAGGCCGAGATCGACCGGCGCGTCGCGCTGCGCCTGGAGCGCCAGAAGGTGCTCGTCTCCGAGACCGCGCCCGTCTTCCACGCCGTCCTCGACGAGGCCGCGCTGCGCCGCCCGTACGGCGACCGCGACGTCATGCGCGGCCAGCTGGAGCACCTCATCGAGGTCTCCCAGCGGCCCAACGTGCAGCTCCAGGTGATGCCCTTCTCCTTCGGCGGCCACGCGGGCGAGAGCGGAGCCTTCACCCTGCTGCGCTTCCCGGAGTCCGATCTCCAGGACATCGTCTATCTGGAACAGCTCACCAGCGCCCTCTACCTGGACAAGGACGAGGAAGTGGGGCAGTACGAACGGGCCATGGAGCGGCTCCAGGCCGACTGCCCCGACCCCGACCGGACGCGGGATCTTCTCCGCGGTCTGCTCCAACTGTCTTGA
- a CDS encoding ATP-binding protein has translation MLEPLRQGLPPVDPTAVSGSASCALPARFEAVRGARSFTRSTLSQWGLDERFDDVALVVSELVTNALRHALPGDAGAGGGTGTASGAGAGPGLGAGPGAGSGAGSGSGTGTGSGEPEPTVRLHLMRWSTRLVCAVRDPSEDRPGGSFAPERTQENCDLESGRGLFLVDAYSDSWGWHPLAGRLTGKVVWALFMLHE, from the coding sequence ATGCTCGAGCCGTTACGGCAGGGGCTGCCCCCGGTCGACCCCACGGCTGTCTCCGGGTCCGCTTCCTGCGCTCTGCCCGCACGCTTCGAGGCGGTGCGGGGCGCCCGTTCCTTCACCCGGTCGACCTTGTCGCAGTGGGGCCTCGACGAGCGCTTCGACGACGTGGCCCTCGTGGTCTCCGAACTCGTCACGAACGCGCTGCGCCACGCCCTGCCGGGGGACGCCGGGGCGGGCGGCGGCACGGGAACGGCGTCGGGGGCGGGCGCGGGACCGGGCTTGGGTGCGGGGCCGGGCGCGGGATCGGGCGCGGGATCGGGCTCGGGCACGGGCACGGGCTCGGGCGAGCCGGAACCGACGGTACGGCTGCACCTGATGCGGTGGAGCACCCGCCTGGTGTGCGCGGTACGGGATCCCAGCGAGGACCGGCCCGGCGGGTCGTTCGCGCCGGAGCGAACCCAGGAGAACTGCGACCTGGAGTCGGGGCGCGGGCTGTTCCTCGTGGACGCCTACAGCGACAGCTGGGGCTGGCATCCGCTCGCGGGCCGGCTGACCGGCAAGGTGGTCTGGGCGCTGTTCATGCTGCACGAGTAG
- a CDS encoding DUF397 domain-containing protein yields the protein MDHAYNGMAAAELDGVTWQKSRHSNSQGSCVEFAKLPGGAVAVRNSRFPDGPALVYTPAEIEALLLGVKDGEFDHLIA from the coding sequence GTGGACCACGCGTACAACGGGATGGCAGCTGCAGAACTCGACGGAGTGACCTGGCAGAAGAGCAGACACAGCAACTCGCAAGGTTCCTGTGTGGAGTTCGCCAAGCTGCCGGGTGGCGCTGTCGCCGTGCGCAACTCGCGCTTCCCGGACGGGCCGGCGCTCGTCTACACGCCGGCCGAGATAGAGGCGCTGCTGCTGGGCGTCAAGGACGGCGAGTTCGACCACCTGATCGCCTGA
- the tatA gene encoding Sec-independent protein translocase subunit TatA: protein MLRNALEPWHLILLLVVCVLVFGSKKLPDMARSVGRSMRILKSETQALRGEGDAGRQ from the coding sequence ATGCTCCGCAATGCCCTTGAGCCCTGGCACCTGATCCTGCTCCTCGTGGTCTGCGTGCTGGTCTTCGGCTCGAAGAAACTGCCCGACATGGCCCGCTCGGTGGGCCGGTCGATGCGCATCCTGAAATCGGAGACGCAGGCCCTGCGCGGCGAGGGCGACGCGGGACGGCAGTGA
- a CDS encoding DUF2786 domain-containing protein produces the protein MREIVDRACEAALYGEGDAGLDAGASVLVGDGRQWGGVGRELLGRGEAYVRQAWERGWQPADVLRLVGRDLGERHVRITRDLIAAEARRYARLPERWTDAEVWWEEDGAYGEALVRREKSDRFSLATAVLEVFRLLIRLPSVEAVGPLPGDPVGDALEHAHIEPRMLGRIRALLAKAEATNFPEEAEALSAKAQELMARHTVDEALLAASGKGPAQVPAACRIGVEAPYEEAKAVLLDAVATANRCRAVWNSAFEFSTVVGFESDLEAVELLYTSLLVQGTAAMTRAEAAQRSGGRKRTKTFRQSFLLAYASRLGQRLAETAEHTAAEAPDNLPALVARDVAVTSRAEEMFPRTTTTRLRGATDHAGWEDGTAAADRAHMATRRPPLPR, from the coding sequence GTGAGAGAGATTGTCGATCGGGCCTGTGAGGCCGCGCTGTACGGCGAGGGCGATGCCGGGCTGGACGCCGGGGCTTCGGTGCTCGTCGGGGACGGCCGGCAGTGGGGCGGGGTCGGGCGGGAGCTGCTCGGGCGCGGGGAGGCGTACGTACGGCAGGCCTGGGAGCGGGGGTGGCAGCCCGCCGACGTGCTCCGCCTGGTCGGGCGGGATCTCGGCGAACGGCATGTGCGGATCACCCGGGACCTGATCGCCGCCGAGGCGCGCCGGTACGCCCGGCTGCCCGAACGGTGGACCGACGCCGAGGTGTGGTGGGAAGAGGACGGGGCCTACGGGGAAGCCCTCGTGCGGCGAGAGAAGAGCGACCGGTTCAGCCTCGCCACGGCCGTGCTCGAAGTGTTCCGGCTGCTGATCCGGCTGCCTTCCGTCGAGGCCGTCGGGCCGCTGCCCGGGGACCCCGTCGGCGATGCCCTGGAGCACGCGCACATCGAGCCCCGCATGCTCGGCCGCATCCGGGCCCTGCTCGCCAAGGCCGAGGCGACCAACTTCCCGGAGGAGGCGGAGGCGCTCAGCGCCAAGGCGCAGGAGCTGATGGCCCGGCACACCGTCGACGAGGCGCTGCTCGCGGCGAGCGGCAAGGGGCCCGCCCAGGTGCCCGCCGCCTGCCGGATCGGGGTCGAGGCCCCGTACGAGGAGGCCAAGGCCGTGCTGCTGGACGCCGTCGCCACCGCCAACCGGTGCCGGGCCGTGTGGAACAGCGCCTTCGAGTTCTCCACCGTGGTGGGGTTCGAGAGCGACCTGGAGGCGGTCGAGCTCCTCTACACGTCGCTGCTCGTGCAGGGCACGGCCGCCATGACCCGCGCCGAGGCCGCCCAGCGTTCCGGCGGGCGCAAGCGGACCAAGACCTTCCGGCAGTCCTTCCTGCTCGCGTACGCCAGCCGCCTCGGCCAGCGTCTCGCCGAGACCGCCGAGCACACCGCAGCCGAGGCCCCCGACAACCTGCCCGCGCTGGTGGCCCGCGACGTCGCCGTCACCTCCCGTGCCGAGGAGATGTTCCCCCGGACCACCACCACCCGGCTGCGCGGTGCCACCGACCACGCGGGCTGGGAGGACGGCACCGCCGCCGCCGACCGGGCCCACATGGCCACCAGGCGGCCGCCCCTTCCGCGTTAG
- a CDS encoding bifunctional 3'-5' exonuclease/DNA polymerase — MSDRTPHWALAEAPDGLWHAAPLTPATPTGPRTGTATGTGPDAPATTTPLTPLTFKDPAEAIRSAPAPTRWIWRSTAAVYPRLLAAGARVERCHDIEDTELLLLAHEGRSGEPRSAAAAWARLTGAPVPPDPPQPHRTTTPTAQDSLFDPRPASVPLPLDALVAIHRDQAKRTDATAHPDRMRLLTTSESAAFLVAAEMQRAGLPWRADVHRALLTELLGERYAGGGEPRRLAELAEEVSAAFGRRVRPDLPADVIKAFAEAGIRLKSTRRWEIQELDHPAVEPLIAYKKLYRIYTAHGWSWLQDWVRDGRFRAEFVPGGTLTGRWVTNGGGALQIPKVIRRAVVADPGWRLVVADADQMEPRVLAAISRDPAFMEVAGRPEDLYTAISRQGFSGDRDMAKLAVLGAVYGQTSGDGLKNLAALRRRFPQAVAYVDDAARAGEEGRLVRTWLGRTCPPPVGADEDGEAGIPQDREDGWTPSYASTNTRARGRFTRNFVVQGSAADWALLLLAALRQAIAAAGMRAELVFFQHDEVIVHCPAEEAEAVAEAIRTAGDRAGRIAFGDTPVRFPFTTAIVECYADAK; from the coding sequence ATGAGCGACCGCACCCCCCACTGGGCCCTGGCCGAAGCCCCCGACGGCCTCTGGCACGCGGCGCCGCTCACCCCCGCCACCCCCACCGGCCCCCGCACCGGCACCGCCACCGGCACCGGCCCCGACGCCCCCGCCACCACCACCCCCCTCACCCCCCTCACCTTCAAAGACCCCGCCGAAGCGATCCGCTCCGCCCCCGCCCCCACCCGCTGGATCTGGCGCAGCACGGCCGCCGTCTATCCCCGCCTGCTCGCCGCAGGCGCCCGCGTGGAGCGCTGCCACGACATCGAAGACACCGAGCTCCTCCTCCTCGCCCACGAAGGCCGCTCCGGCGAACCCCGCTCGGCCGCCGCCGCCTGGGCCCGCCTCACCGGCGCCCCCGTACCCCCCGACCCCCCGCAGCCGCACCGCACCACCACCCCCACCGCCCAGGACTCCCTCTTCGACCCCCGGCCCGCCTCCGTCCCCCTCCCCCTCGACGCCCTCGTCGCCATCCACCGCGACCAGGCGAAGCGCACCGACGCCACCGCCCACCCCGACCGCATGCGCCTGCTCACCACCTCCGAGTCGGCCGCCTTCCTCGTCGCCGCCGAAATGCAGCGCGCCGGCCTCCCCTGGCGCGCCGACGTCCACCGCGCCCTGCTCACCGAGCTCCTCGGCGAGCGCTACGCCGGCGGCGGCGAACCCCGCCGCCTCGCCGAGCTGGCCGAGGAGGTCTCCGCCGCGTTCGGCCGCCGCGTACGCCCCGACCTGCCCGCCGACGTCATCAAGGCCTTCGCCGAGGCCGGGATCCGGCTCAAGTCCACCCGCCGCTGGGAGATCCAGGAGCTCGACCACCCCGCCGTCGAGCCCCTCATCGCGTACAAGAAGCTGTACCGGATCTACACGGCCCACGGCTGGAGCTGGCTCCAGGACTGGGTGCGCGACGGCCGCTTCCGCGCCGAGTTCGTCCCCGGCGGCACCCTCACCGGCCGCTGGGTCACCAACGGCGGCGGCGCCCTCCAGATCCCGAAGGTGATCCGCAGGGCCGTCGTCGCCGACCCCGGCTGGCGGCTCGTCGTCGCCGACGCCGACCAGATGGAGCCCCGCGTCCTGGCCGCGATCTCCCGCGACCCCGCCTTCATGGAGGTCGCCGGGCGCCCCGAGGACCTCTACACGGCCATCTCCCGCCAGGGCTTCTCCGGCGACCGGGACATGGCCAAACTGGCCGTGCTCGGCGCCGTGTACGGGCAGACCTCCGGCGACGGCCTGAAGAACCTGGCCGCGCTGCGCCGCCGCTTCCCGCAGGCCGTGGCGTACGTGGACGACGCCGCCAGAGCCGGCGAGGAGGGCCGCCTCGTACGGACCTGGCTCGGCCGGACCTGCCCGCCGCCGGTCGGCGCCGACGAGGACGGCGAAGCCGGCATCCCACAGGACCGGGAGGACGGCTGGACGCCGAGCTACGCCTCCACCAACACCCGGGCCCGCGGCCGGTTCACCCGTAACTTCGTCGTCCAGGGCAGCGCCGCCGACTGGGCCCTGCTGCTCCTCGCGGCCCTCCGCCAGGCCATCGCGGCCGCCGGGATGCGGGCCGAGCTGGTGTTCTTCCAGCACGACGAGGTGATCGTGCACTGCCCGGCCGAGGAGGCCGAAGCGGTCGCCGAGGCGATCCGTACCGCCGGCGACCGCGCCGGCCGCATCGCCTTCGGCGACACCCCGGTCCGCTTCCCCTTCACGACGGCGATCGTGGAGTGCTACGCGGACGCCAAATGA
- a CDS encoding GNAT family N-acetyltransferase codes for MSDQGVVLRVAGHSDLDVAGALFRGYLDFYEVKVEDPDAPREYLAQRIRDGESLVLLADVPGAGTVGFAQVYRTFSSLAMRPMWILSDLYVDPSGRRTGAGRALLREVLRRAREAGVSGVQLETAYDNHVAQGLYEAEGFERDAFHVYFHPLG; via the coding sequence ATGAGCGATCAGGGTGTGGTGTTGCGCGTTGCCGGTCACAGCGATCTCGACGTCGCGGGTGCGCTGTTCCGGGGGTACCTCGACTTCTACGAGGTGAAGGTCGAGGACCCGGACGCGCCGAGGGAGTACCTCGCGCAGCGGATCCGGGACGGTGAGTCGCTGGTGCTGCTCGCGGACGTGCCGGGAGCCGGGACGGTCGGGTTCGCGCAGGTCTACCGGACGTTCTCCTCGCTGGCGATGCGACCGATGTGGATCCTGAGCGACCTGTACGTCGACCCGTCCGGCCGCCGCACCGGCGCCGGGCGCGCGCTGCTGCGCGAGGTGCTGCGCCGGGCGCGGGAGGCCGGGGTGTCGGGGGTCCAGCTGGAGACGGCGTACGACAACCACGTCGCGCAGGGGCTGTACGAGGCGGAGGGCTTCGAGCGGGACGCGTTCCACGTCTACTTCCACCCCCTCGGGTAG
- a CDS encoding serine hydrolase domain-containing protein, whose protein sequence is MSARLRRAAVGVAAVGLVVVPLGVGAGYAFETSAGTGTVAAATVAADQEFPQLTPAVARQLDDAVLKVMSEAKIPGVMVSLSAPGKGSYVRSFGVADKATGAPIRTDMNMRIGSVTKTFTVTALLQLVDQGKVKLDDPIGTYVAGVPNGDRITLRQLADMRSGLFNYSEDEGFFKALTSDPRRPFTPQELLDYSFKHPVLFQPGAKFYYCNTNLILLGLVVEKQSGQRLNDYINEKVVRPAGLHHTLFPVGAEFPKPHSQGYTDQTASGKTEDAADWNPSWGWAAGAMISDLEDLKTWTKVMATGTLLKPATQAERLKVVEALPGTGYGLGIFNVQGWIGHNGSLPGYQALAVYLPEAKATLAVMLNTDIAYEGSEPSTLFGEAITKVVTPEHVFTLPAQSVTAH, encoded by the coding sequence ATGTCTGCACGGTTGCGTAGGGCGGCGGTGGGGGTGGCCGCTGTCGGGCTGGTCGTGGTGCCGCTCGGCGTCGGGGCGGGGTACGCGTTCGAGACGTCGGCCGGGACCGGGACCGTGGCCGCGGCCACCGTCGCCGCCGATCAGGAGTTTCCGCAGCTCACGCCCGCCGTGGCAAGGCAGTTGGACGATGCCGTGCTGAAGGTGATGAGCGAGGCGAAGATACCCGGGGTCATGGTGTCGCTGTCCGCTCCCGGCAAGGGTTCGTACGTGCGGTCCTTCGGCGTCGCCGACAAGGCGACCGGCGCACCGATCCGTACGGACATGAACATGCGCATCGGCAGCGTGACCAAGACCTTCACCGTGACCGCCCTGCTCCAACTCGTCGACCAGGGCAAGGTCAAGCTGGACGACCCCATCGGTACGTACGTGGCCGGCGTGCCCAACGGCGACCGGATCACGCTGCGCCAGCTCGCCGACATGCGGAGCGGGCTGTTCAACTACTCCGAGGACGAGGGCTTCTTCAAGGCCCTCACGAGCGATCCCCGACGGCCCTTCACGCCGCAGGAGTTGCTCGACTACTCCTTCAAGCACCCCGTGCTCTTCCAGCCCGGAGCCAAGTTCTACTACTGCAACACCAACCTGATCCTGCTGGGGCTGGTGGTCGAGAAGCAGAGCGGGCAGCGGCTCAACGACTACATCAACGAGAAGGTCGTCCGCCCGGCCGGGCTGCACCACACGCTCTTCCCCGTCGGCGCGGAGTTCCCGAAGCCGCACTCACAGGGCTACACGGACCAGACCGCCTCCGGGAAGACCGAGGACGCGGCCGACTGGAACCCGTCCTGGGGCTGGGCCGCCGGAGCGATGATCTCCGACCTGGAGGACCTGAAGACCTGGACGAAGGTCATGGCCACGGGCACGCTGCTGAAGCCCGCCACCCAGGCCGAGCGCCTGAAGGTCGTCGAGGCGCTGCCCGGCACCGGCTACGGCCTGGGCATATTCAACGTCCAGGGCTGGATCGGCCACAACGGCTCCCTGCCCGGCTACCAGGCGCTGGCCGTGTACCTGCCGGAGGCGAAAGCCACGCTGGCGGTGATGCTGAACACGGACATCGCGTACGAGGGTTCCGAGCCCAGCACCCTCTTCGGTGAGGCGATCACCAAGGTCGTCACTCCGGAACACGTCTTCACCCTGCCCGCCCAGTCCGTTACCGCACACTGA